The Barnesiella propionica genome has a window encoding:
- a CDS encoding hybrid sensor histidine kinase/response regulator transcription factor, protein MKKTGLLIIIIIYAITVRAVKQDISSYSFLHITGEDRLSQSHVKSILQDSYGFMWFGTRNGLNRYDGTSMKTLNCNDYHTNKGNHNISALSEDSERTLWVGTDKGVFTYDHIYETFTSFDVLSDDSLRIENWIADIKPDSSGNVWIVVPNQGVFKYRLSDKRLFHYYITDPEKYKDDYPQCITVTRNGQVWIGSAGAGLFLYNDKDNRFIQYITDRNGSSLKGENVYAICEYGDNIAVAIHRGELRKFDRKENIFSRVDVPEVNYSIIRDIECYHDNELWVATQLGLFIINEKEKKVVHIEEDDMNPYSISDKNVYTLYRDRQEGIWLGTLFGGVNYLPDYRFKIEKYRPLSKGASLNTKRIGALAEDSFGNIWIGTEDAGINILNPVTGKVERLKPSDSNHLNILTLFADKRSVWAATFIKGLDVIDLPSRQVKHYTSQQLNSGDESVYALYRDSKDRIWLGNMMGLRYAGPGEMRFKMIEAPGYIWVYDIVEDPHGNIWAATMGMGVYRYDPENNTIKQYQHHDTDSSSLSSNSVSSITIDSRGRLWFSTDRGGICCYREESDDFISYSRKDGLPDDVAYKILEDPNHNLWFGTNKGLVRFNPETGKIRVYTKNDGLLGDQFNYKSALSTSNGKFYFGGIDGLIAFDPLQEHVTGFTPHVYITKFSVYNKELDCHAEGSPLKKSIIHTREITLPYNQANISIDFVAVSFSTSAITQYAYKMENIDMDWIYTNNNHNISYSQLPPGQYVFKVKAFDPDRTWKPAGTSLQITILPPWWNSHWAYTLYIILGLCVLAYWFFWYKKRQEKKIREQQKLFEVEKEKELYSAKVEFFTEIAHEVRTPLTLINGPLENIMEMGIEDPRIVRNLQVMEQNTKRLLDLTKQLLDFRKVGANKFLMNFVKADISELLRDTIARFEPTIVQQGKELDVKISAEPVFVDIDKEAVTKIISNLLNNALKYAVHKIIVSLRKDATSFTVIVSSDGEKIPKDLSQQIFEPFYQINNKKNTTSGAGIGLPLSRSLAELHTGQLFLDTGAEMNSFVLILPLNQEKVMDIGELPVQGEYIRADEKEEVIQTTDYIILLVEDNEQMLSFVSEKLKEHFVVETALNGEEALEIMKDRPVDIVITDVMMPVMNGMQLCRAIKTNVEYNHIPVIFLTAKNDLDSKIKGLEMGADAYIEKPFSFNYLEVQVITLLNNRRKEREAFSRKPFFPVHNMHMNKTDEEFLNKIILIIQKNITDDNFNVEHLAEILGMSRSSLLRKIKVLTTLSPVDFIKVIRLKRAAELIAGGEYRIGEICYMVGINSPSYFSKLFFKQFGVTPKDFEKNNNTSSSGK, encoded by the coding sequence ATGAAAAAAACAGGATTGCTTATAATCATAATAATATATGCTATAACGGTACGAGCGGTAAAGCAAGATATATCCAGCTATTCTTTTTTGCATATAACCGGTGAAGACAGGTTATCTCAGAGCCACGTGAAATCTATATTGCAGGATAGCTACGGTTTTATGTGGTTCGGTACCAGGAACGGCCTGAACCGGTATGACGGAACTTCTATGAAAACCCTGAACTGTAACGATTACCACACTAACAAAGGAAATCATAATATTTCGGCGTTAAGCGAAGATTCGGAACGGACATTATGGGTAGGTACAGATAAAGGTGTTTTTACGTACGACCATATTTATGAAACATTTACTTCGTTTGATGTATTATCGGACGATAGCCTGAGGATAGAGAACTGGATTGCCGATATTAAGCCTGACTCATCCGGAAATGTATGGATAGTTGTCCCTAATCAGGGAGTTTTTAAATATCGGTTGTCGGATAAGCGGTTATTCCATTATTACATAACCGATCCTGAAAAATATAAAGATGATTATCCTCAATGTATTACGGTTACCCGTAACGGGCAAGTATGGATAGGTTCGGCAGGTGCCGGGCTGTTTCTTTACAATGATAAGGATAACAGGTTCATACAATATATTACAGATAGGAACGGTAGCTCTTTGAAAGGAGAGAACGTATATGCTATATGTGAGTATGGAGATAATATAGCCGTCGCCATTCATAGAGGAGAGCTAAGAAAGTTTGATAGGAAAGAGAATATATTTTCCCGGGTAGACGTGCCGGAAGTAAATTACAGTATTATCCGGGACATAGAGTGCTACCATGATAATGAACTGTGGGTGGCTACTCAGTTAGGGCTTTTTATTATAAACGAGAAAGAAAAAAAGGTGGTTCATATCGAAGAGGACGATATGAATCCTTACAGTATATCCGATAAGAATGTATATACATTGTACAGAGACCGTCAGGAAGGGATATGGTTAGGTACTCTATTCGGCGGTGTTAATTACCTGCCGGATTATCGGTTTAAAATAGAAAAATATCGTCCTCTGAGCAAAGGAGCTTCGTTGAATACGAAACGTATAGGGGCTTTGGCCGAAGATTCTTTCGGCAATATATGGATCGGGACCGAAGATGCCGGAATTAATATCCTGAATCCTGTGACAGGTAAAGTGGAACGGCTGAAGCCATCGGATAGCAACCATCTGAATATCCTTACTTTATTTGCCGATAAAAGATCGGTTTGGGCTGCAACATTTATAAAAGGACTGGATGTCATTGATTTGCCTTCCAGACAAGTAAAACATTATACCTCGCAACAATTAAATTCGGGAGATGAAAGCGTATATGCTTTATACCGGGACAGTAAAGACCGGATATGGCTGGGGAATATGATGGGGCTGAGATATGCGGGACCCGGGGAGATGCGGTTTAAGATGATAGAAGCTCCGGGATATATATGGGTATATGATATCGTGGAAGACCCGCATGGAAACATATGGGCGGCAACTATGGGTATGGGGGTTTATCGCTATGATCCGGAAAATAATACGATAAAACAGTATCAGCATCACGATACGGATAGTTCCAGTCTCAGTTCGAATTCGGTAAGTAGTATTACTATAGACAGTAGAGGCCGTCTTTGGTTCTCTACGGATCGTGGAGGTATTTGTTGTTACCGGGAAGAGAGTGATGATTTTATTTCTTATTCCAGAAAAGACGGATTGCCGGACGATGTGGCTTATAAAATATTAGAAGATCCGAACCACAATTTATGGTTCGGGACGAATAAGGGGCTTGTCAGATTTAATCCGGAAACAGGAAAGATTCGTGTGTACACTAAAAACGACGGATTACTGGGAGACCAGTTTAATTATAAATCGGCTTTGAGTACTTCGAATGGAAAGTTTTATTTCGGCGGGATTGACGGATTGATTGCTTTCGACCCTCTGCAAGAGCATGTAACCGGCTTTACCCCTCATGTTTATATTACGAAATTCAGTGTTTATAATAAGGAACTGGATTGTCATGCTGAGGGTTCTCCTTTGAAAAAAAGCATAATTCATACGAGGGAAATAACCTTGCCGTATAATCAGGCGAACATCAGTATAGATTTTGTTGCTGTCAGTTTTTCCACATCAGCTATTACACAATATGCCTATAAAATGGAAAATATAGATATGGACTGGATATATACCAATAATAATCATAACATATCATATTCTCAGTTACCTCCCGGACAATATGTTTTTAAGGTTAAGGCTTTCGATCCCGATAGAACCTGGAAGCCTGCAGGGACATCGCTGCAAATTACTATTTTACCTCCGTGGTGGAATTCTCACTGGGCTTACACATTATATATAATATTAGGATTGTGTGTGTTGGCTTATTGGTTTTTCTGGTATAAAAAAAGGCAGGAAAAAAAAATCCGGGAACAGCAGAAATTATTTGAAGTCGAAAAGGAAAAAGAGCTGTACAGTGCCAAGGTCGAATTCTTTACCGAAATAGCCCATGAGGTGAGAACTCCATTGACACTGATCAACGGGCCATTGGAAAATATAATGGAAATGGGAATAGAAGACCCCAGGATTGTCCGTAATTTGCAGGTTATGGAGCAAAATACGAAACGTTTGCTTGACCTGACAAAACAGTTGCTTGATTTTAGAAAAGTAGGGGCCAATAAGTTTTTAATGAATTTTGTAAAAGCGGATATTTCGGAACTATTACGCGATACGATAGCCCGTTTCGAACCTACTATAGTACAGCAGGGAAAAGAACTCGATGTAAAAATATCCGCTGAACCGGTATTCGTAGATATTGATAAAGAAGCCGTTACTAAAATCATTAGTAATTTGTTGAATAATGCCCTCAAATATGCTGTGCATAAGATTATTGTAAGTTTGAGAAAAGATGCCACATCGTTCACTGTAATCGTGTCCAGCGACGGCGAAAAGATTCCGAAAGATTTGAGCCAGCAGATTTTCGAACCTTTCTATCAGATAAATAATAAGAAGAATACTACATCGGGTGCGGGGATCGGTCTGCCCTTGTCCCGTTCGCTGGCAGAGCTCCACACCGGGCAGTTATTTCTGGATACCGGGGCGGAAATGAATTCGTTTGTTCTTATTTTACCTTTAAATCAAGAGAAAGTTATGGACATCGGAGAGCTTCCGGTGCAGGGAGAATATATAAGAGCCGATGAAAAAGAAGAAGTCATTCAGACAACGGATTATATTATTTTATTGGTAGAGGATAATGAACAGATGTTATCGTTCGTCTCCGAAAAACTGAAAGAACATTTTGTGGTGGAAACGGCCCTTAACGGGGAAGAAGCTTTGGAAATTATGAAAGACCGGCCTGTGGATATCGTTATAACCGATGTAATGATGCCTGTTATGAACGGTATGCAGCTATGCAGGGCTATAAAAACAAATGTGGAGTATAATCATATACCGGTTATATTCCTTACGGCAAAGAATGACCTGGATAGTAAGATAAAAGGACTTGAGATGGGAGCAGATGCTTATATTGAAAAACCATTTTCCTTTAATTATCTCGAAGTACAGGTTATAACGTTACTGAATAACCGGAGAAAAGAAAGAGAAGCTTTCTCGAGAAAGCCGTTTTTCCCTGTACACAATATGCATATGAATAAGACTGATGAAGAATTCCTGAATAAAATAATACTCATCATACAAAAAAATATTACAGACGATAATTTTAATGTGGAACATTTAGCTGAGATACTGGGTATGAGCCGTTCCAGTCTTTTGAGAAAAATAAAGGTGCTTACTACATTATCGCCTGTGGACTTTATTAAGGTGATACGGCTGAAACGGGCGGCAGAACTTATTGCCGGGGGGGAATACAGAATCGGGGAAATTTGTTATATGGTAGGAATCAATTCACCGTCTTATTTCAGTAAATTATTTTTCAAACAGTTCGGAGTGACACCTAAAGACTTTGAGAAAAACAATAATACATCTTCTTCCGGTAAATGA
- a CDS encoding alpha-galactosidase has protein sequence MKIFLFSLMCLFSSVAFAQEILTPVISVNTRNNTLLFKVDDKSKLRQCYYGEKLPEASFKGVQTTAADAYPAFGTSYVHEAALRAVHADGNTSTELIYDSHSVKNISDNIEQTVITLKDAYFPFQVKLFFNAYKNENVIEQWAEISHQEKKPVTLYNFASSHLFVSEPTYYLTQFYGNWAEEMNMAEMQLTRGQKVLQSKLGVRADQYDHPCFLLSLDAPAQENSGSVIGGTLAWPGSWNLTFDVDNLNNLHIISGANPYASQYILKPNTNFKTPALLYTFSEEGTGNISRNFHRWAKKYGIYRGDRTRTTLLNNWEATYFDFNEEVLSGIIKDASEMGFELFLLDDGWFGEKYPRNSDTAGLGDWMVNKKKLPNGIGYLVNESHNKGIKFGIWLEPEMVNPKSELYEKHPDWVIGQKNRPLDLSRNQLILDLSNPKVQDYVYSVVDNTMSENPGIAYIKWDCNRFVTNSGSYYLPASEQSHLWIEYVRGLFNVLDRVRAKYKDVSLMLCSGGGGRIDYATLPYFDEFWISDNTDALDRIFIQWGTTYFFPSMALASHVSVVPNHITGRTTPLKFRFDVAMSAKLGMDLQPKDMTPEEKEFSKNAIREYYGIREIVQFGDLYRLLSPYTNKRTAMMYVSEDKDNAVVFSYLLKKSINGNTQPLILKGLDPKKNYKLTEVNKMPGSYSWFTPLEGKVYTGEFLMKYGLRFTMYNEYDSKVIRLTVQK, from the coding sequence ATGAAAATATTTTTGTTTAGTTTAATGTGCTTATTTTCTTCCGTCGCTTTTGCTCAGGAAATACTGACTCCGGTAATCTCTGTAAATACCCGGAATAATACTTTATTATTTAAAGTAGATGATAAAAGCAAATTACGTCAGTGCTATTATGGTGAAAAATTGCCGGAGGCATCTTTTAAAGGCGTACAAACCACAGCCGCCGATGCTTATCCTGCTTTTGGAACTTCTTATGTGCATGAAGCAGCCCTTCGTGCCGTTCACGCCGATGGAAATACATCTACCGAGCTGATATATGATTCCCATTCGGTTAAGAATATCTCCGATAATATTGAACAGACAGTTATTACATTGAAAGATGCATATTTCCCTTTTCAGGTGAAATTATTCTTTAATGCATATAAAAATGAAAATGTGATAGAACAATGGGCTGAGATATCCCATCAGGAAAAAAAGCCCGTTACATTATATAATTTTGCGTCGTCGCATTTGTTCGTGTCCGAGCCTACATATTATCTTACACAATTTTATGGTAACTGGGCGGAAGAAATGAATATGGCGGAAATGCAGCTGACCAGAGGCCAGAAGGTTTTGCAATCAAAATTAGGTGTGCGTGCCGACCAGTATGATCATCCTTGTTTTCTTCTTTCGCTCGATGCGCCGGCTCAGGAAAATTCCGGTTCTGTTATCGGTGGAACGCTGGCTTGGCCCGGAAGTTGGAATCTGACTTTTGATGTAGATAACTTGAATAATCTTCATATTATTTCAGGAGCTAATCCCTATGCGTCCCAATATATATTGAAACCTAATACCAATTTTAAAACGCCTGCGTTATTATATACTTTCTCGGAAGAGGGAACTGGTAATATATCCCGGAATTTTCATCGTTGGGCAAAGAAATACGGTATTTATCGAGGCGACCGTACCCGTACTACTTTGTTGAACAACTGGGAAGCCACCTATTTCGATTTTAACGAGGAAGTACTATCAGGCATTATTAAGGATGCTTCTGAAATGGGATTTGAACTTTTCTTGTTGGATGACGGTTGGTTTGGAGAAAAATATCCCAGAAATAGTGATACGGCAGGTTTAGGAGACTGGATGGTCAATAAGAAAAAATTACCAAATGGTATCGGATATCTGGTCAATGAATCGCATAATAAAGGAATTAAATTCGGTATCTGGCTGGAACCAGAGATGGTTAATCCCAAAAGTGAACTGTATGAGAAACACCCCGATTGGGTGATAGGTCAGAAGAACCGTCCGTTGGACTTGAGCCGTAATCAGTTGATTCTCGACCTCTCCAATCCTAAGGTTCAAGATTATGTTTACTCAGTGGTTGATAATACGATGTCCGAAAATCCCGGTATCGCTTATATTAAATGGGATTGTAACCGTTTTGTCACAAACTCGGGTTCTTATTATTTGCCGGCCTCAGAACAGTCTCATTTGTGGATTGAATATGTACGCGGATTATTTAATGTCCTCGACAGAGTACGCGCCAAATATAAAGATGTATCATTAATGCTCTGTTCTGGCGGCGGTGGCCGTATAGATTATGCGACTTTACCATATTTCGATGAGTTCTGGATTAGCGACAATACCGATGCTTTGGATCGTATATTCATCCAGTGGGGAACTACCTATTTCTTTCCGTCGATGGCTTTAGCCAGTCACGTATCGGTAGTGCCGAATCATATAACCGGGCGTACAACACCGCTGAAATTCCGTTTCGATGTAGCTATGTCGGCAAAACTGGGTATGGACTTGCAGCCTAAAGATATGACTCCGGAAGAGAAAGAATTCTCAAAGAATGCAATTCGGGAGTATTACGGAATCCGGGAGATCGTTCAGTTCGGCGATCTGTATAGGTTGCTTTCACCTTATACCAATAAACGAACGGCAATGATGTACGTAAGTGAGGATAAAGATAATGCGGTAGTCTTCTCATATTTGCTTAAAAAATCTATTAATGGAAACACACAACCTTTAATACTGAAAGGTCTTGACCCCAAGAAAAACTATAAACTCACCGAAGTGAATAAGATGCCGGGTTCGTATTCCTGGTTTACTCCGCTGGAGGGTAAAGTTTATACAGGGGAATTCCTGATGAAGTATGGCTTGAGATTCACTATGTATAACGAATATGACAGTAAGGTAATACGTCTTACAGTACAGAAATAG
- the dnaG gene encoding DNA primase, with product MIDQATIDKIMDTANILEVVSDFVTLRKRGVNYVGLCPFHDEKTPSFSVSPSKGICKCFSCGKGGSAVHFIMEHEQMSYYEALKYLAKKYSIEIQERELTDEEKQLRGERESMLIVNSFAQEYFSHILFDHAEGRSIGLAYFHERGFRDDIIRKFGLGYSLDQRNALAQEAQKRGYNQEYLLKTGLCLEGQNGHIHDRFKGRVIFPVYSLSGKVLAFGGRVLKKDDKTAKYVNSPESEIYHKSNELYGIFQAKQSIVKNDSCFLVEGYTDVLSMHQAGIENVVASSGTSLTPGQIRLIHRFTDNITVLYDGDAAGIKASLRGIDLILKEGMNIKVVLLPDGDDPDSFSKKQSAASFTEYIKSHETDFIRFKTNLLLESAGDDPIKRAGLISDIVRSISVIPDTIIRSVYTKECSRLMEIDEKILVSEINKLKQNELENSALSKNNSYSRPNNSRKTIGQNTGNAASPSASTPVTTPEGERETPPSPTLNELPAETHDTIYETAFENIVPKTLDNPLDKYERELIRYIIRYGYNDLFETEDINGTQRLMKVAEYIADDMKRDEIEFSNPLYKRIISIAAEQKESIAGILEQKQKEILEQQQRKLAETLEQKRREIPEMMLNKKAESDIQSKINKETAFLLRETASLYVERYFVSHPDPVISQLAVDLVSDKYQLSKVHTKYQKVETEIERLYDLIPRALFELKDAIISLQIKQLRENIKKASLENDMELLHQLMEQNTALYELKSTLAKCIGDRILNPK from the coding sequence ATGATAGACCAAGCCACCATAGACAAGATTATGGATACCGCCAACATACTGGAGGTAGTGTCGGATTTTGTAACCTTACGGAAACGGGGGGTTAACTATGTAGGTTTATGCCCGTTCCACGATGAAAAAACTCCTTCTTTCAGCGTATCGCCATCTAAGGGCATATGTAAATGCTTCAGTTGCGGAAAAGGCGGAAGTGCAGTCCATTTCATTATGGAGCATGAGCAAATGTCCTATTACGAAGCTCTTAAATACCTCGCAAAAAAATACAGTATCGAAATACAAGAACGGGAACTGACCGACGAGGAAAAGCAACTACGAGGCGAACGCGAAAGCATGCTTATCGTGAACAGTTTTGCTCAAGAATATTTCAGCCATATATTATTCGACCATGCCGAAGGACGTTCCATAGGACTGGCCTATTTTCATGAACGAGGATTCAGGGACGATATTATCCGGAAATTCGGATTGGGATATTCTCTGGACCAGCGAAACGCGTTGGCACAGGAAGCTCAAAAGAGAGGATATAACCAGGAATACCTGTTAAAAACCGGTTTATGCCTGGAAGGACAGAACGGTCATATTCACGACCGTTTCAAAGGACGTGTCATTTTTCCCGTGTACAGTTTGTCGGGAAAAGTACTGGCCTTCGGAGGACGGGTTCTTAAAAAGGACGATAAAACAGCTAAATACGTTAATTCTCCGGAATCGGAAATATACCATAAAAGTAATGAATTATACGGGATATTTCAAGCGAAACAGTCTATCGTAAAAAACGATTCCTGTTTCCTGGTGGAAGGTTACACCGATGTATTATCCATGCATCAGGCCGGCATAGAGAATGTAGTGGCTTCTTCGGGAACATCTCTCACCCCGGGACAAATACGTCTGATACACAGATTCACTGACAATATCACCGTTCTTTACGACGGAGACGCTGCCGGAATAAAAGCTTCGTTAAGAGGAATAGACCTTATCCTGAAAGAAGGAATGAATATAAAGGTCGTATTATTGCCGGACGGAGACGATCCCGATTCTTTTTCAAAAAAACAGAGTGCAGCCTCATTCACTGAATACATAAAATCGCATGAAACGGACTTTATCCGCTTCAAGACTAATTTGTTATTGGAAAGCGCCGGAGACGATCCTATAAAACGGGCCGGACTTATCAGTGATATAGTGCGTTCCATCTCGGTTATTCCGGATACGATCATACGTTCGGTGTATACGAAAGAGTGCAGCCGTCTGATGGAAATAGATGAAAAAATACTCGTATCGGAAATAAACAAACTGAAACAGAACGAACTGGAAAATTCTGCGCTATCAAAGAATAACAGCTATTCCCGTCCTAATAACTCCCGGAAAACGATCGGCCAGAACACAGGAAATGCGGCATCTCCGTCGGCAAGCACGCCTGTAACCACCCCGGAAGGAGAACGGGAAACCCCTCCTTCCCCTACCCTGAACGAATTACCGGCAGAAACCCATGACACGATTTACGAAACCGCATTTGAAAATATCGTTCCCAAGACACTTGACAATCCGTTGGATAAATATGAACGGGAACTTATACGCTATATTATCCGGTATGGTTATAACGATCTGTTCGAAACCGAGGATATAAACGGAACGCAACGCCTGATGAAAGTCGCGGAATATATTGCAGACGACATGAAAAGGGATGAAATAGAATTCTCGAATCCGCTTTATAAACGCATTATTTCAATAGCAGCGGAACAGAAAGAATCCATAGCGGGCATACTCGAACAAAAGCAAAAAGAGATACTTGAACAGCAACAGAGAAAACTGGCAGAGACACTGGAACAGAAACGCCGGGAAATCCCGGAAATGATGCTTAACAAAAAAGCCGAATCGGATATTCAAAGCAAGATCAACAAAGAAACCGCTTTTCTTTTAAGAGAAACGGCATCACTATATGTGGAACGTTATTTCGTTTCACATCCCGACCCTGTCATCAGCCAACTGGCGGTAGACCTGGTAAGCGACAAATACCAGCTAAGCAAAGTACATACGAAATATCAGAAAGTAGAAACCGAAATAGAACGTCTTTACGACCTCATACCACGAGCCCTTTTCGAGCTCAAGGATGCAATTATATCTTTACAAATAAAGCAACTGAGGGAAAATATCAAAAAAGCAAGTTTAGAAAACGACATGGAACTCCTTCATCAACTTATGGAACAAAATACAGCTTTGTATGAATTGAAAAGTACCCTTGCCAAATGTATAGGAGACCGTATTTTAAATCCTAAATAA